TGTATAATAGAACTTAAAAGAACTTATGTatgatttatagaattttttttgttaaaataataaaatataaactctTTAATTGATAGTTTAAATTAaagtgtatttaaaaaaaaaacctaaactaAATTCTAGAGATATTTGTTGGGGTATATTTATGATATTTCCCCTTGTTTATGGGTGTGATTGACAATTGCTGTAGAGCCCTCTACAACCACAATTATATCTGCTGTCATAAATCCACACTATTTCTTTAAACTTATTTCTTTATAATTGCTCtacaaaaacaaatacataCAGCTCAAATTtaaagacttttaaaaattaaaaatctagagtcaaagcaaaaaaaatcacAGCAATATTTCTACAGCCAAAAAATGAAATTACAGTTTTTACCAATCAAAATCTATATCAGATTCTTTTAAGAGGACTGATAGTTTTTCGTATGAGAATAAATTTTCACCATttttatgaaaacaaaaaaatttaattagtttaattaattttacaaGTGACTAACATCTTCAATGCTGATGTtcttagtttaaatttttttatttgatcaaaTCGACTAGTTGGGAATGGCGAGCGCGGTTCAGACAGTGTGTGGTCAAGCGTACGGCGCGAGACAGTATTCATCAATGGGAATAATCTGCCAACGAGCCATGGTCTTGCACCTCGCAGCTGCAGTCCTCCTCACGTTCCTCTACTGGTACTCTGGTCCCATTCTAAAGGCAATGGGCCAAACCGTAGCCATCGCACACGAGGGTCAGGTCTTTGCACGTGGGATGATTCCTCAGATATACGCCTTCGCTCTCGCTTGCCCTATGCAGAGGTTCCTCCAGGCTCAGAACATAGTAAACCCTTTGGCTTACATGTCTTTAGGAGTTTTCTTGCTCCACACGTTACTCACGTGGCTTGTAACCAACGTGTTGGATTTTGGCTTGCTGGGTGCGGCTTTGATTCTAAGTTTCTCGTGGTGGCTGCTCGCTGCTGTGAACGGTTTGTATATCGTGATGAGCCCGAGTTGTAGGGAGACATGGACCGGGTTTTCAGCTAGGGCTCTTACAGGGATTTGGCCTTACTTGAAGCTCACGGTAGCTTCAGCAGTCATGCTATGGTAAATGTCTATGATCTAAACCGGTTAAATCTATTGTTTAATGAAAAGCtgaaactaattttgaaatgaaaaatcttgTAGTTTGGAGATATGGTACAACCAAGGGCTAGTGATCATCTCCGGTTTACTCACCAATCCCACAATTTCCTTAGATGCAATTTCGATTTGGTAATATTTTCACCCAAACTTGAATCTCAACGGTTATGTGTTAACCCGGTTTAGTGGTTTTGCAGCATGTATTACTTGAACTGGGATATGCAGTTCATGCTTGGTTTAAGTGCAGCAATCAGGTCttaacaaaacccaaaaaaacagcatgcagttttttatttaagttaCCCCTTTGACGTTTTAATTGTGTTATTTTGGTTAGTGTCCGTGTGAGCAACGAGCTAGGAGCTGGAAATCCACGAGTGGCTAAGTTATCAGTGGTGGTGGTGAACATCACGACGGTTCTCATCAGCTTGTTCCTCTGTGTCGTGGTGCTCGTGTTCCGTGTCGGCCTAAGCAAAGCCTTCACCAGCGACAAAGAAGTTATAGTGGCAGTCTCTGACCTATTTCCTCTACTCGcagtttccatttttttaaatggaatcCAACCTATTCTCTCTggtaaaacacacacaaaagagACCAGGTTTCTTGATTAATCTTTGTTCTTTGGATTAATCTTTGTGACATTTGAAATAAGGGGTTGCTATTGGAAGTGGATGGCAAGCAGTGGTGGCTTATGTGAATCTTGTTACTTACTATGTCATTGGTCTTCCTATTGGCTGTGTTCTTGGCTTCAAAACAAGTCTTGGAGTTGCTGTAtaatctctcactctctcttgcTTTCTTTCTATTCTTCTTTATTTCTATGTATTGTATGTTACATAAGATTTGGGAGACATTTCATTACAGGGGATCTGGTGGGGAATGATTGCAGGAGTCATACTTCAAACCATAACTTTGATTGTTCTTACACTTAGAACTAACTGGACTTCCGAGGTAAAACACTCAAAAataactctctctttctctagtcCAAAGTTATCTTACATTTAACCATGCATTTGTTGCAGGTGGAAAATGCAGCTCATAGGTTGAAAGCTTCGGCAAATGAGAGTCAAGAGATGGCTACCGAAGGAGTCTAAAATAACAGCAACATCAACTATGTTATTTTCTCCTCTGCAAAGCTATGAAATAAATAATCTTTCGTCTCTTAGTATTCAGTACAACATTTCTTTTTGTTAACTATAATGGACAAACTACAATATAATATCCTCTTCTACAAAACCTTTCTTTTGGCTTTAGATGACTACAAACATACAACTTTCTAGTAGTTTTCATAAGCCCACAAGTTCTCCCCTCTGAGAGCTAACATAATGGGAAGACCCTTCTTGTTTTTTATCATACAACACAGTTTCTCCTGcaccatcatcttcttcttcttcatattcaAATTCACCACTACTGACATCATCATCAGATTGGTAGAGTCCAGCAAGGATTGTTGTTGTCTCATCTCTAAAACCATTAAGTTCTTTACCTTCCTCTAGCTCATCTCGACTAGAAGCCAATGACAAAAGCACATTTTTAGCTTTATGATCAGGCGTTACACCACAACTTTCCATCTCCTTGTACCAACTAAGAGCGCTCCCAAAATCCTTACACCTCCCAAACGCATCCATGATAATCGTTAAGATGGTTAGATTCGCTTTGATGCCACTAAACCTCATTTTCTCATACACCTCCATAACTTTATCAAGATCATTTGCTTTGAGATAACCTTTTATCATCGTCCCATAGGTGACTACATTAGGTTCAAAACCATCTACTTATATCCTCTTGAAGAATCTCTCAGCACCTTCCATGTCAGAAGCATTTACATACGCTGATAACATAGTTGTGCAAGAGCATAGATCTCAGATAAAGCTTCTTCCtctcttcttgctcttccatatGCTTTGATAAGTAAACAGGATTAGATCACTACTATCACAGGCCATGTATGGTGCTTCCAGCGTATAAGCACCTGGTCATAGATCTTAGAAACTTCTTTATAAGTTTCAAAGGCTATTGTAACAGTAGACTGTGGAACGCCTTTCTCAGCCATTGAAGCAAATACTTTTCGAGCTTTTTCATAGTTCCCAGCCTTCTTGTGCATGTATATCATCATGTGATACATCTTTTGATCCGGCTTCAACGGCGATCTCTTCTCATCTAAGAGAGTCTCAAAGACCTTTTCAGCTTCTTTAAACTTGTTCCCTTCTACGAAAGTCTTTAAGTATAATCTGATAAGTTACAGCAGAAGGCTCTGGCCCTGAAGACTGCATCCTACGAAATATGGCTTCAGCATTGTTGCATTTGCCTCCTCTTCCATGAGAGCGGTATAAGAGATCACGTTTGGAGTTGAGCCCATCTTGCTCAGAGAGCTTAAAACCCTTTCAGCTCTGGTTGAAGTTTCCTAGTTTCCCATAAGCTGTGATGAGCATCAAATAATCCATTTCACTGAAGTTCCACCAGTTCTGGTATCTAATCCATTCAAGAATCTGGATATCAAAGGAACACAATACGCACAACACTAGATTAAGATGGCTCATCTAATCTTTTCTCAATCAAGATTCAAGACTAACTTCATGAGAAGAGAAGTTATTTTCAGTCTCATTCATTCTCCATACCTCGCTGACGAGATTCCATTTCTTGAGCTGCTTAAACCTAACCAAAGTGCCCAAAACAAGGTCCCTGGGAAGACCTTGGTCACCGTCACTTCTGTACTGCCTAAGAACAGAAACTGCAGAACCAGTTGATTCAATCTCTAACATTAGCCCTCTCCATCTCTTCTGATCCACCTCGTCTGCTGCATCTTTGAAAACCTCTTATCTTCCTCCTCTTTTGCAGGAACTTCCTAGTAGCCAGCATCCCCATACAAACAACTCTGAACCGGTTCTGGATTTTAACACCAACATTGATGATGTTGTTCTGTAGTTTCCTCTGGCTGACACAAAGACGAAGACAGAGAGAGACTTTCAAAAACTTTTTAGTAACCTAACAAGGATATGGTTTGAGGTAAATGAACATAAACCCCTTAAGGATACAGCTTAAGCTTATATAATCGATTGAATTAAACGAAGCCTAGCACGGTTTTTCTCAGAAATTCGTAAAGGCGCTCCCTTTAATAGAACTGCTACAACTGTCACTGAAAGACGAAACAAATTCTAGAACAGAACCAAGTCCAGAACCCAACACAAAATGAGAGTTGTTCCAAGAAGGTTAAGGCAGTAGATAGGAAAGAGAAAAAGGAAACCTGTGATTACTTGATGGAACTGAGACAAAGGGCTTAAAAATTATAGTCTGTGACATCTAAACTTCGCAGCTTTCTCCTCTGTCGCAGCAGCCAAGAGGAAGAAAGATGTACTTCTCTTATCCTCAAGAAGATATAGTTTcaaagtttttgatttttcattttaactcaaaattttaaatttagacAGAAAGTTGCAGGCGGGGTTTCATGGGGTACTGAGTTGACAGTACTGCCCGCCCCTACATACACCTGATATTTACACAGACGACTCAATTGCATCCTAGTTGCTGATGTGAAAGgacagagaagaagaacaaagagtaGTGTTGTCTCGACTTGTGTAAGGTAATGATTGTACGGAAAAGTTTTGTAGAGTCAGAAAAATGAATAACACATTGCTCAGTTGAGTTTCGACTAAAGACATTGATGCGCACAAGAGTTTTTGAGTTAATGAAGTcctcataaattttttttagttgtatatcacatgaaatcataaaacccATAAGAAACCGAGAAAACAAATCCTGGTGTTAAATTACATACGGGATATAAGAAGCGGGACAGAGGCAGGAGCTTCCTCTTCAATCTCATGCTCAAGCTCTCCATAACGCTCAAGCACGCGCATCCTGCAGTCCTCAGCAGCTAACAATCCTGTTGAATAAGCACCGTGTACTGATCCCGGGTAGCTTGTGCTAGTAGCTTCCCCAGCAAAGAATAGATTATCCAATGGCACTCTCAGCCTCTCGTAGAGGTCATGAGGTTTGTTCACTATGTCATAGCTATATGATCCCAATGAATTGATGTCTGATCCCCACCTTGATACCAAATAATGTATctgtcaaaaagaaaagaaaaacattagcAAACGATATAGAGACTTAGGGGGAGAGATAGGTTAGAGTAGTACTGGTGAAGATGCATCAGGAAGAATCTTCTGGAGTTGTGAAAAAGCAAATTTTACAGCCGATTCGTCAGACATCTTCTCGATGTCTCTAGCGAGCTGACCAGCCGGCATGTAGACAAGAACAGGATGGTTTGTGGCTTTATGCAGGTTCAAGAAATAACTGCATCCATAGGAGGTTTCTGCAACCACTCCTAGAAACTCTACGTTTGGCCAAAACACATTGTCAAAGTTTAGTATTATCTTGTTCTCGATTCCTACACCGAGGTCGTTGATAGCTTCTTGTTTCCAATCCGGAAGCTTTGGTTCGAATTCTATAGTTCCTGACTTTAGGACGCCAAGAGGGAGCGCAATGACTGCAGCATCCGCAGCAAACGTGTCTCCTTTTTCTGTAGTCACTTTCACTCCATTGTAGCGCCTGGCAATCTTGGTGACCCTGACAGAAACAAAAAGGCAGCAAAAAGGTTTAGCTGCAGATTCAAGAAATGGTGGAAACTGCTTTGAAAAAGGAATCTTTACCTGTGGTTTAGTCGAATATCAAGACCTTTCGAAAGAGTGTTGATGATAGGACGATACCCTCTAACCATAAGACCATGTCCACCAGGCAACAGTTCTTCCTGTGAATGTTTTAACTGGACATGTTAAAAATCTAAACATACCTCAACCACTAAACCGAGGACAGATTGCAATTTAGTCACTGACCTGGTCCCAACACTTTGCCGAGATGGTTTCAGCATCAGCagcaaaccatccttccatgCGGCACAAGTACCACTGAAGCACATTATGGGCAATCCCTTCCAATCTGGAAGAGGAAAAGAACTAAGTTTGAGAACACaacaaataataacaaaaatcaaagcagttaGTTGGAGACTATATGTTTACATACCTCAGCTCAGGTGATCTCTTGAATACAATAGAAAAGGCTTGGGATATTGACATGTCTTCAACCTGCTCATCTCTGACTTTACAGATCTGCATTTTGTGAAACAAGTATCTAGTAAACCAAAGACACGCAGAATCTAGAAACAGAACAAAAGAGAAACTGGACACTAAGAGTTAACACAAACCTCTTCTAGAATGTGCTCAAAAGTTTCGCCAACCTTTGTTACCAACTCCTGAGGAACTTGGTTGCCAGCTTTATCGAATAGAGCATAACTGCACAAAACAGAATCACACCGTGAGTGAGTCTTAAAAAAAAGCTAGACGGCTAACTAATAATTATATCTGGAAAATTTCAGAATTACACACCTCTCAAGATCGTGGTCATACAAGACAGAATTGTCACCGCTAGTTCGATAAAGAGGTAATCCTAATCTCCCAATGACTGCGGCCAGAGGATTCTCTTTACAAACACCATGCAGCCTGTCAAAGAACCAAGCTGACTAGTTAGCATCAATGACAAAAGATCCAAAACATGAAacagtgagaaagagagagagagtcatgATTTTTACCAAGATGCACCCAAATCAACAGGAAAACCGAAAGAGTAATCAGTGTGAACTCGTCCACCAATCCTGTCACGAGACTCCAATAACACAACCTGAAAACGAAAGAAGACAAAGTATTAATATTTCCTTCCTCGTCACAACATTGTAAGCTTAAAGACTTGCATCGCATTGAATCGTGTTTACAAACCTGAAAGGAAGCATCTTGAAGAGTGCGAGCAGCTGCGATACCAGCCATACCAGCTCCGATAACTATCACTGAAggtgttctcttcttcttcatcctctccaAGGTTGAGACAGAAGTATCTGAAAACACCATATGCAAACAGTTCAGAGCCTATTAGAAGCTTAAACCCATGAAAAAAATTCTTACAGAACACAACAGAGTAATCTAAACAAATAAAAGCTAAATTCTTCACAGACATCATGATTACTAAGacttaaacccaaaaaaaaaaaaagacaacaaaGAAAGGTTAAGGAGTAACACCAATAACATATGCAACATTTCAGGGCCGAAGAGGCTTAAACCCATGAAAAGACAAATCTTACAGAACACAATCTAAACAAGA
This Brassica napus cultivar Da-Ae chromosome C6, Da-Ae, whole genome shotgun sequence DNA region includes the following protein-coding sequences:
- the LOC106428225 gene encoding protein TRANSPARENT TESTA 12; the protein is MSSTETYEPLLRRLHSDSQITERSSPEIEEFLGRGRSTVTPRWWLRLFVWESKLLWKLSGASIVVSVLNYMLSFVTVMFTGHLGSLELAGASIATVGIQGLAYGIMLGMASAVQTVCGQAYGARQYSSMGIICQRAMVLHLAAAVLLTFLYWYSGPILKAMGQTVAIAHEGQVFARGMIPQIYAFALACPMQRFLQAQNIVNPLAYMSLGVFLLHTLLTWLVTNVLDFGLLGAALILSFSWWLLAAVNGLYIVMSPSCRETWTGFSARALTGIWPYLKLTVASAVMLCLEIWYNQGLVIISGLLTNPTISLDAISICMYYLNWDMQFMLGLSAAISVRVSNELGAGNPRVAKLSVVVVNITTVLISLFLCVVVLVFRVGLSKAFTSDKEVIVAVSDLFPLLAVSIFLNGIQPILSGVAIGSGWQAVVAYVNLVTYYVIGLPIGCVLGFKTSLGVAGIWWGMIAGVILQTITLIVLTLRTNWTSEVENAAHRLKASANESQEMATEGV
- the LOC106428226 gene encoding polyamine oxidase 3 codes for the protein MASEGKTDPQLNKDTSVSTLERMKKKRTPSVIVIGAGMAGIAAARTLQDASFQVVLLESRDRIGGRVHTDYSFGFPVDLGASWLHGVCKENPLAAVIGRLGLPLYRTSGDNSVLYDHDLESYALFDKAGNQVPQELVTKVGETFEHILEEICKVRDEQVEDMSISQAFSIVFKRSPELRLEGIAHNVLQWYLCRMEGWFAADAETISAKCWDQEELLPGGHGLMVRGYRPIINTLSKGLDIRLNHRVTKIARRYNGVKVTTEKGDTFAADAAVIALPLGVLKSGTIEFEPKLPDWKQEAINDLGVGIENKIILNFDNVFWPNVEFLGVVAETSYGCSYFLNLHKATNHPVLVYMPAGQLARDIEKMSDESAVKFAFSQLQKILPDASSPIHYLVSRWGSDINSLGSYSYDIVNKPHDLYERLRVPLDNLFFAGEATSTSYPGSVHGAYSTGLLAAEDCRMRVLERYGELEHEIEEEAPASVPLLISRM